In one Macaca fascicularis isolate 582-1 chromosome 6, T2T-MFA8v1.1 genomic region, the following are encoded:
- the TBCA gene encoding tubulin-specific chaperone A isoform X4 yields the protein MYEKEAKQQEEKIEKMRAEDGENYDIKKQVEILQESRMMIPDCQRRLEAAYLDLQQILECEKDLEETEEYKEARLVLDSVKLEA from the exons ATGTATGAAAAAGAGGCAAAACAACAGgaagaaaagattgaaaaaatGAGAGCTGAAGATGGTGAAAATTATGACATTAAAAAGCAG GTAGAGATCCTGCAAGAATCCCGGATGATGATCCCAGATTGCCAGCGCAGGTTGGAAGCCGCATATTTGGATCTTCAACAGATATTA gAATGTGAAAAAGACTTGGAAGAAACTGAGGAATATAAAGAAGCACGTTTAGTACTGGATTCAGTGAAGTTAGAAGCCTGA
- the TBCA gene encoding tubulin-specific chaperone A isoform X3, with amino-acid sequence MSRLVKEKVMYEKEAKQQEEKIEKMRAEDGENYDIKKQVEILQESRMMIPDCQRRLEAAYLDLQQILECEKDLEETEEYKEARLVLDSVKLEA; translated from the exons GTTGGTCAAAGAAAAAGTGATGTATGAAAAAGAGGCAAAACAACAGgaagaaaagattgaaaaaatGAGAGCTGAAGATGGTGAAAATTATGACATTAAAAAGCAG GTAGAGATCCTGCAAGAATCCCGGATGATGATCCCAGATTGCCAGCGCAGGTTGGAAGCCGCATATTTGGATCTTCAACAGATATTA gAATGTGAAAAAGACTTGGAAGAAACTGAGGAATATAAAGAAGCACGTTTAGTACTGGATTCAGTGAAGTTAGAAGCCTGA